A single region of the Deltaproteobacteria bacterium genome encodes:
- a CDS encoding AAA family ATPase, whose product MKQIFCIANQKGGVGKTTTAVNLAAALGAAQQKTLLVDCDPQANATTGLGIDKSAIDKTLYHGLIGEEAVESLIVDSEIEALKVIPSRVELIGFDVEMLSRPAREKALKGLLDDVDPSFEYIILDCPPSLSLLTINAMAAADALIIPLQCEFYALEGLSQLLQTVKRIKRGLNPGLRIAGILLTMFDKRTNLSYQVAEDAEKYFKNLVFKTIVPRNVRLGEAPSFGKPILMYDASSIGAKSYMSLAEEIMNNRHFL is encoded by the coding sequence ATGAAGCAAATATTTTGCATTGCCAATCAAAAGGGTGGTGTGGGCAAGACGACCACCGCCGTTAACCTGGCCGCCGCCTTGGGGGCGGCCCAACAGAAAACGCTGCTGGTGGACTGTGACCCGCAAGCCAATGCCACCACCGGTCTCGGCATCGACAAAAGCGCCATTGATAAAACCCTCTACCACGGGCTGATCGGAGAGGAAGCGGTCGAGAGCCTCATTGTAGACAGCGAGATCGAGGCCCTGAAGGTCATCCCTTCACGCGTCGAACTGATCGGGTTTGACGTCGAGATGCTTTCCAGACCGGCAAGGGAAAAGGCGCTGAAAGGGCTGCTTGACGATGTAGATCCGTCTTTTGAGTACATTATTCTCGACTGCCCCCCTTCGTTGAGTCTCTTGACCATCAATGCCATGGCAGCCGCCGATGCCCTGATTATTCCGTTGCAGTGCGAGTTTTACGCTCTGGAGGGGTTGAGCCAGCTTCTGCAGACGGTCAAACGGATCAAACGCGGTTTGAACCCGGGACTCAGGATTGCCGGCATCCTGCTGACCATGTTCGACAAACGTACAAATTTGTCTTACCAGGTGGCTGAAGATGCGGAAAAATATTTCAAAAACCTGGTGTTCAAAACAATCGTTCCACGCAATGTCAGGCTGGGCGAAGCCCCCAGCTTCGGCAAGCCCATCCTGATGTATGACGCCTCCTCCATAGGGGCTAAAAGCTACATGTCACTGGCGGAAGAGATTATGAACAACCGTCATTTTTTATAA
- a CDS encoding M48 family metalloprotease, with protein MRTWKQSAMACLMVVGLIGMLACPSHGITLKEEEELSQEFMAVVASRYTFIKDPVIEDYVNEVGQRILKVVPTQPFHYHFHIIKEDVYNAFATPAGHIFINSGLLEALKSEEELAGIIGHEIAHVVCRHISQRIDRAPKISLATLAGIAAGIFLGAAGAGDVGSAVVMGSMAASQSAMLAYSREDELQADQLGLIYLYDSGYGAEGLLDSLKTIRSKQWFGSEQVPSYLMTHPASEDRMANIDLWLESHQVPEAKRYHPDTEAFQMMQATLTGKYGDESGALKRFEARLRVSPEDPFANYGYALVLSRVGRRTEAIDHLLNALEKKALNPQLLGELGRIYFQDGDYEKALRVLEPAVKMGPSNPDAMFFLGRTYMELGQAEKAVDILEGLTKNYPDFSEARYFLGTAYGQQGNMEGAHYHLGMYYARRGKLKSAVFHLKRAQEITTDPKRQEEIDKQLEDLNRRITQASRQTP; from the coding sequence ATGCGCACATGGAAACAATCAGCGATGGCCTGCCTGATGGTAGTGGGCCTCATAGGAATGCTGGCATGCCCGAGCCACGGCATCACCTTGAAAGAGGAAGAGGAACTTTCCCAGGAGTTCATGGCCGTTGTGGCCAGCCGGTATACCTTCATCAAAGACCCTGTTATTGAAGACTACGTCAACGAAGTGGGGCAGCGCATCCTTAAGGTGGTGCCCACCCAGCCTTTTCACTACCATTTCCATATCATTAAGGAGGACGTCTACAACGCCTTTGCCACACCTGCCGGACACATCTTCATCAACAGCGGCCTTTTGGAGGCGCTTAAAAGCGAAGAGGAGCTCGCCGGAATAATCGGCCACGAAATTGCCCACGTTGTCTGCCGTCACATATCCCAAAGAATCGATCGGGCGCCGAAAATCAGTCTGGCAACGTTGGCAGGCATCGCCGCTGGTATTTTTCTGGGGGCGGCAGGCGCCGGAGATGTCGGCAGTGCCGTGGTCATGGGATCCATGGCCGCCAGTCAGTCGGCCATGCTGGCCTACAGCCGCGAAGATGAGCTCCAGGCCGACCAGCTGGGGTTAATCTATCTGTACGACTCCGGATACGGGGCAGAAGGGTTGCTGGATTCGCTGAAAACCATCCGCAGCAAACAGTGGTTCGGCTCCGAACAGGTCCCCAGCTACCTGATGACCCACCCCGCTTCGGAAGATCGCATGGCCAATATCGATCTGTGGCTTGAGAGCCACCAGGTTCCGGAGGCAAAACGATATCACCCCGATACGGAAGCCTTTCAGATGATGCAGGCGACCCTGACGGGCAAGTACGGCGATGAAAGCGGGGCGCTCAAACGATTCGAGGCGCGGTTGCGGGTTTCTCCCGAAGACCCTTTCGCCAATTACGGCTACGCCCTTGTGCTGTCCAGGGTAGGAAGGCGCACAGAGGCCATCGATCACCTCTTGAACGCCCTGGAAAAAAAGGCGTTGAACCCCCAGTTGCTAGGCGAACTCGGCAGAATTTACTTTCAGGATGGTGACTATGAAAAAGCCCTGCGGGTACTCGAGCCGGCTGTGAAAATGGGACCGTCCAACCCCGATGCCATGTTTTTTCTAGGTCGCACCTACATGGAACTGGGCCAGGCTGAGAAGGCGGTCGACATCCTGGAAGGGTTGACGAAAAATTACCCCGATTTCAGCGAAGCACGCTATTTTCTGGGAACCGCTTACGGGCAGCAGGGCAACATGGAGGGCGCCCACTATCATCTCGGAATGTATTATGCGCGCCGTGGCAAATTGAAAAGTGCGGTCTTTCATCTGAAACGGGCACAGGAGATCACCACGGACCCTAAAAGGCAGGAAGAAATAGACAAACAGCTCGAAGACCTCAACCGGCGCATTACCCAGGCATCCAGGCAAACGCCCTGA